A segment of the Salvelinus namaycush isolate Seneca chromosome 42, SaNama_1.0, whole genome shotgun sequence genome:
AGCAAAGACATCCAGACTGGAGGGTCTGGAGCACCCCCTGTAGCCACGGagaaccccaccaccaccccagcgCAGCCCAGGACCCGACACAGCatcacggaggtcagtggaacgcAGAACGCCGTTCTCAAGTCAGCGACAGACACCAAGACTTTAACTGTAACACACAGGCTCTTACACACAGGATCTGACCACAGATCAGAACCAGAGAGATTGGGGGAGCGGAGACTGGGCTGTCCTCCTGCCCCCGGCTCAGACTATTTACCGGTATTTCACCAAAGCCAGAGGACGGTTCATTCAAGTGGGCTTGGGGAATCGTTAGACACTGGCAGTGATGATCCGTCTTGTTCTTACTCTACAGAGCTGGACCCTGGCAACATGCCCTTGGGTTTAGAGATACAGACTGATCTGTCTAGAGGGGACTGGAACCGTtacagtagtagtgtatactctgaagggtgccttgataagaaaggggagggtctggtCGTAGATGAAGTGACTATGAAAGTGGAGGGTGATGTTCCTCCCACATGGAATGCAGATAGTAACCTAGGAGACAGACACTCACAGGGCAGAGATTTCTTAGATTACAGGGAAAGCTTAGAGACAAATCCAAATGTCACGACCCACTCTCCTTTACACTTGTTCAGGGATCACGACCCAGTGTCCACATCGATGGGCCCTTCCGATTTACACAGCCACGTCCTTTTCCATCAGGTTTTGAACTCAAATGACAGGGCTAGAGCCCAGGCTCAGGGAGGGGGAGCCACGTCAGGCAATAGTAAAGAGAAACGgttcagctgtacccagtgtcacatgcgcttcACCGAAGCTGGCaccctgaagaggcaccagagagtccacacaggggagaaaccctacaactgcccccagtgtgagaagaggttctcccgcCAGGACCAtctgaagatgcacctgaagaTCCACACGGGAGAGAGGCCGTTTGCCTGTACGCACTGCGGGAAGAGGTTTtcagagaggagctacctcaAGATACACCTGCAGAAAAACCATTCTACTCTATAACATAGAAAGTAATCATTCCACTCGATAGCTTCTGACGTTTAGATTAAACCCTgtattaaaggtagactcagcaaaatgatgtacagtgccttcggaaagtattcagaccccttgacttttttccacattttgttaggttacagccttattctgaaattgattaaatcgttttttcccctcatcaatctacacacaataccccataatgacaaagcaaaaacaggttgacatttttgctaatttattaaaaacaaaaatatgacatttacataagtattcagaccctttactcagtactttgttgaagcacctttagcagcaattacagcgtcatgtcttcttgggtatgacgctacaagcttgccacacctgtattttgggagttctcccatttttctctgcagatcctctcaagctctgtcaggttggatggggagtgttgatgcacagctattttcaggtctctacagagatgttcgatcgggttcaagtccgggctctggctgggccactcaaggacattcagagacttgtcccgctGTACTgtgtggaaggtgaaccttccgctctggagcaggttttcatcaagaatctttctgtactttgctccattcatctttgcctcaatcctgactagtctcccagtacctgccactgaaagaaaaaaaacacagcatgatgctgccaccaccatgcttcactgtagggatggtgccaagtctCCTCCAGATATGAAgcttggcattgaggccaaagagttgaatcttggtttcatcagactagagaatctttgtttctcatggtctgagagtctttaggtgccttttggcaaactccaagcgggctgtcatgtgccttttactaaggagtggtttccgtctggccactctatcataaaggcctgattggtggagtgctgcagagatgggggaaccttccagatggacatccatctccacagaggaactctggagctctgtcagagtgaccatcgggttcttggtcacctctctgaccaaggccctcctccaccaattgttcagtttggccgggcggccagctctaggaagagtcttgatggttccaaacttcttccatttaagaatgaggaggccactgtgttcttggggaccttcaatgctgcagacattttttggtacccttccccagatctgtgtctgtctctgagctctatggcttggtttttgttctgacatgcactgtcaactgtggaaccttatatagacaggtctgtgcctttccaaatcatgtccaatcaattgcatttactacaggtggactccaatcaagttgtagaaacatctcaaagatgatcaatagaaacaggatgcacctgagctcaattttgagtctcatagcaaatagtctgaatactaatgtaaatagtgattaaatttgtttttttttattgtcattagggggtattatgtgtagattgctgagaatttgtatttatttaatacattttagaataaggctgtgacttaacaaaatgtggaaaagatcaaggggtctgaatactttccgaaggcactgtagatgcacaaagtaaaccacagtagtgggtcaatttccacaacaactaaGTGTGTTGAAATGCAAGGCCCAGACATTGTGGAATATATAAGTCATATTTagagggcagcaggtagcctggcgTTTAAGaactttgggccagtaaccgaaaggtggctggttcgaatccctgagcagaCTAGGTGTGAAATCTGTCTCTGCCCTTGAGCAATTTCTAAtttctcctgtaagtcgctctggataagtgtctgctaaatgacataaaCATGTAAAGGTAAAATGACAAACAGTATAGGATAAAAAGTCTGTTACAtattgtgtttgtactgtgtaggCTATATGATGTTCACAAATGCCTATTTCATTACTTCCATTCAACTACTTTTTTATCCAAGCACACTTTTAATGAGAAAAAGAATGCAGTTCATCAACTTCATGCAGATTTTTTGTTCACACGTGTATGTGTGGTTTTCATATGGTGTATTTAAAACTTGTttgtttaataaacacaaaatgggACTTTTAATTCCAAGACTTTCATTGCGACTCTTTAGTATACATCAAATCTCACCCTATTCTGCATACACCCGACAGTAGTTTTATCTTTATAATCAATATACACTTACTAAATATAcctacacatacccacacactaacaaacacctactgtacacGTCAAAATAGTTTAGTCAGGTTTGTCTGACTTCTGACTTATCATAGCTGACTTATTTTTACCCACAACATAATATTTATGTCCACCATGATGGGTTTAACAATAATGAAGTCATTCTGTTACTACAGTATAGGACTCAAACGTAGGGGTGTGGGTTAACACTCCATGTTGaaagtgtgtttatctgtgtgtgtgtgtgtgtgtgtgtgtgtgtgtgtgtgtgtgtgtgtgtgtacgtacctgaGGGAGTGTGTGGCTGTGTAATATGTATCACCTgtctcttccaggaggaggaggtgctgctggtgaaggaggaggagtgtgaggagggtctggggaacccagaggggaccatggtcatggaggacaaccagactacacctcctcctgaacccacagaggaaccagctgagcagcacaggacaaaacacagtctcactgaggtgagCCCACTGTAAACTACTGTCTGAATGGTATTAGGTCAGAGTAGGAggactgatctaggatcagttttgccttttagatcataatgaataagacttAATGGaaagatcctagatcagcactctttgTGGGTACGGGGCTAGGTTTTTATGAATTCTGTGTAAAGTGTGCGACTATGCCTTTGAATTATCAAACCATTAAAGAGTGTAAATGAATCAAATCAATTAATACGTTTGCATCGTATCAAATTAACTAAAAGTTGCATAGTACTCATATAAATACCTCATTGCCCAATCAGAAGATGCTCCATAGCAGGATGCTCATATCAGATTTcttgatccaacatcctctcattctgtatctcttacagttagtagacatggaggatgggaagcctgatctgctgctagtcaaagaggagacaatagaagaTGAACCAGAGAGCATTAACCTGCTGAGTGGACTAAATATGGGGGAGCAAGGTAAGTGAGAAATACATATAGCACATTGTTTTCCGACAGGTGGCATCGCTTCTATGCAAGGCTCATCCCTCATAAGTGCTGGAGGAATCGTCTCACTatctgggcggcaggtagcctagtagttagagtgttgggcaagtaaccgaaaggttggtggatcgaatccctgagctgacaaggtaaacatctgtcgttctgcccctgaacaaggcagttaacccacttttcctaggccgtcattgtaaataagaatttgttcttaactgacttgcttagttaaataaaggttaaataaaaaatctgacgTAAAACAATGCATATAGTCTACATACAGTAATAGATCTTCAAAAGGAATAGTGATGCACCTGGCTATTTTCTCCTCAGTCATAAAATCAATAGAACGTATGTTTACATAAAAAAACACACATTATAATGTCTGAACTTGACCAGTTAATTGACCAAAATAAAGTGAGTTTTCCCTGTCATGTTTGTAAAGTGTATTTTCTAACCTCTTCCTGCAGGTGGTTGGTTGGAGGCTAATAGAGGAGACTGGGCGGCCAGCTTGCATTCCCAGACCGGTGCAGCCAAGAGCCCAGGGGACGACATCACTGAGCAGGTCAGGACCAGAGGCGACATTGTGGAGGTCAGTGGATGGGACAGCGTCTTGAACTCTGGGCTGGGGAACAATACTGTTAACCAAAACCAGAAACAGACAgtcaaacacaaaacaacaatTGATCTTAGactccatgacaacagactggctGTGACCAGGACAAGGGGTAGATTTggtctccaggaacagggagGTGTCCGTATGCGGCGAAAGAAAACAGACACAGACTCGGCTAGCGATGCTCCGTCCTgctcctatagttgtgattcagagagactgatggCACCTCAGGTTAACCCCCAaacaggtgctgccttcagcctgccttctataggatctatcaactggaacatggaccctgcgacaacacagacactcccttcatcctcctcacactctcctaATGTTAAACCAGACAGACAATGCCAGTGCCTCAACACTAAATGGCTACACAAGCCCATTCACAAATGACTGTAGAAGTAATGCTATCAGTAGATCCGGTGGCAAAGATAAGCGCTTCCCGTGTTCATTCTGTGGGAAAGCCTTCAGTTTCCCAAACAGGCGGAGATCCACCAGAGGACGCACACGGGGGCGAAATCGTTCAGCTGTCACTTGTGCCAGGCCAGTGTTTCACACTCGTCCTGATGTGGCAGGGGAGAAATCCTACAGCTGCACCCCAGTGTGCGAAGAGGTTCTCCTGCCAGCACCAGCTGAAGAAGCACCCGAAGGTCCACACGGGAGAGAGGCTGTTCGCACTGCGAGAAGAGGTTCTCAGAAAAgagctacctcaggatacaccagcagaaaatgcACATGGCCCATGTATAGTGACCATGTATAGTTAGTTTGTAGTTCATTCTGTTGCTTGTGGATGTATAGGGAACTGGATGAGGTGAACTGAGGAAAGAATGTGTATGATGAGGTAGTGATGGTGTCTGTAAGAATGCTTCACTTATTAAGTGTCATTTTTACTTGACATAAAGTAAAGATGTGTGTAATGTTAAATCTTTTCCAAAGGATTCTAAATGGTATTTTATTAAAGCGAAGGTACAGAAAAGTTTACGTAATATCGAGAATGTACTCAGGTTGTCTCTCGTTTATAGAGGCACGGACCAGTTTCCCTTTTTATAAAAATAATTTATTTCGACGAAAGAGCAAAGAATCAATGGGTCTGTATGGAGCAGATCAGGTTCACATTATTTAGGTAAAATGCTTCATGCATATAGAGTTCTAGTAGCTATTATAGCTCATATAGTTATTCAGGTCTAAGAAACAGTGACAAAGGCCAAATCTGAAACCAAAAACAGAACACAATGTAAGAAATACAGCATGGCTACAATGCCTGGTTTAAAGATGAAAATGCAATTGGTTAAGCATGAAACGCACTGAGAATCTCACCGCAGATACACTTCCGATAGGTACTTATCACAGTGGGAGGCCGTTCCTTCTCTTGCTAGAACAAAAGCGTTACCTGATGTATGCCGACCCGGTAGCGACGAACCTGCCGTTTCTACTTGTAGAATTGTAATGCTCGTCATTGGCCAACaacttgactttgagccaatcCGAGAGCACGAACTGGGGGAGCTAAAATGTGTGACAACAAAAGGAGGAAAGAAATATGGCATATTCTCTACATCCATGGTTAAATGTCATGAGCCAGACTTCATATGCAATGTAAGCTATAGGATGGTAGCTAGCTAAGAGCACAGACGCAATGCGGTTGaggcttatttataaaaccctcttaagcctctctcccccctatctgagatatctactgcagccctcatcctccacatacaacacacgttctgccagtcacattctgttaaaggtcacCAAAGctcacacatccctgggtcgctcgtcttatCAGTTCGCTGCagaaaaacactcaaactggacagttgtatctcaatctcttcattcaaatacTCAAtccatggacactcttactgacagttgtggcagcTTTTCGTGATGTAGCTAGTATtgacataattaaatcacaatggattagtttccatgaaacagctgcctgtgttagtgcagtgtccttagctagccatgttgtGCTAGCTTGCGAATATGCTAACGTTAACTAGATAGTTAAACATTTGGCCATGGGCTGGTACTGGTAGTATGAGATTATGGAGagtgaatttaaaaaaattgttatCTTACTAGGTAGTTATCTTGTTATGGCCGTCTGGCTAGTATCAACAAGGGCTttctacaacaacaacaataatcaaCATTAGCACAGCTAGTTAGCAAACATTGGAATCTAGACCATAActaaacacagacagacatccGTTACCAAGCAATGCTACAGCCACCTTCTGATTTGGAGAATTGTAACAAGGCTGAGTGGCAGACGACATCAAGGTCTTTGCTGTGTGAATACAAAATAGAATTGACTGTCGACACTGTTCAGAGGCACTGTCGGTAGGCGAACGTTTGACAATCCCTATCAGTGAGCTTTTACAAAAATCAATACAATCAGCAGAAGTAACATAACGTTTCTTATCTGTAACCCACACGGAAGGACTCAAAAGGGCTGGTTACACACACCTGCTATCAGTCTTCCCTTTTGAGAGAAATGGCGCATGTCATTTATTTCATTTACAAAAAGTGACAGTAACTCATTTGCATTACAATAGTCAATGTAATGTCCAAAACAGTTCTTCAAAACAGCAACGCAGGTTCTCACACAAACACTATATTCCCGTCTGTCAGTTGTAGCTCAGGGTGAAGCAAGCATACCGGACCAATGACCATCGTCTAACTGCACGCAACACTGCTTGAATAACCCGCTGTTAGCAAAGCGTGGACAGTGTTGACCAAGTAAGAGAGACTGCCGTCTGCCATACTGTTTACCTTTAACCTTCCTGTACCAGGTAGGGGCAGGGTCTGACCCCAAACTTCTATCTGGTCACATTAACATAgtgagaaaatatattttacttgtCATGTATCGTTTTGTGCGATAAAAGTACTGTACTTCAAAGTTATGTGAGCATATGGCTATTTTGTTGAAATGAAATACAACATTGACACTGCTGACTtgattttttatttgtatttttaggGACTGAGTTACCCTTATCTCAGTCGAACCAAAACATTATACTTCATTCTTAaatcaacacatatggaattgttttaataaTAAACTCCAATGGCTCCATATTGTTAGGTACTTATATCACAGTATTAGAGATGAGCTTGACTGTGGTTAACAGTTTATAATATCAtgtagtgtttctgtgtgtacatCAGAGTTTCTTATATAAACCTTTACGCTTTTCTGTACAATCTTTTTTTGCAGTCTGCAGTCGAAGAAGACCTGCTGATATCCAGTGTTACTGGTGGGAGAGAGTGGACCTCTGAAGCGGCTGATCACAAACCCTGGCCCCGGATCAGGATCCTGGACCAGGAGCCTTCGCTCTTCCTTTCTGAGTCGGAACCAGGACCCAAATGCGAGGTTAAgagactccaccaccacacagaacacaaccagtggACAGGTGGACTGAACAACCTCAGCCCTGGTGGTCATCAGAGTGACAGaggctccagtcagggatccagtcTGCAGCCCAGACCCTTCTCTTCCCAGTCTCAGTGCAGGGATGGAGCAGGTCCTGGGGCTGATAGAGATCGACCCTCCTGTTCCTATGATACAAACACCACAGTATCCATGAGGAACAGAGCAGGTCACCCTGGGCTTCAGCCTTCACAGAGAGTGGTGGGAGACCCCCCTGGCGGTAGTCTATCAGGAAGTCTGTCTTCTTCAGGGTCTCATCTAATGCCTGGTGACTGGGTTCATAGAAGGCCTGGACCTGGGTCTAGTCTTCCTCAGCTGCCTCATGGTAACCCCACGAATACAGACAGGGTCAGGATTAGCGTTCACCATGAGAGGTACCTAGCCAATAACACAGCACACAATCCCAACAACACCCAAACAATGGCTAGAAGTCAAGGAGGTAGCTCTAAATTGGCTCCTACTTCTACCTCATCTGGTGTCATTGGGTCACAACGTGGGAGGCCGAGCATTAAGACGGACGCAGACAAGCCGTACGCCTGCCCCACGTGTGGGAAGCGCTTCGCTCATGCAAACTATGTGAAGCAGCACCAGACTGTTCACACCAAGGAGAGGCCCTTCATGTGCAAGCTGTGTTACAAGAGCTTCTCCTTCCAGAGTAACCTTATCAAACATAGGAGTGTCCACAATGGGGAGAAATCATAGTAGTGTGGCTTGAGATGTACACAGGATATCTGGGAACCATTATTTAGCTGAAATAGTTATCATGTGAAGTGTCTTGGGCTAAGAGGGTTTTTTGGATTACTAAGTCCCTCAGCGCTGTTCAATGTCAGTCCTGGAGGGCCAAAACCCTTATGGTTTTCATCCTCTCCTAATAAGGGACTAATTCAGACCTAGAacaccaggtgagtgcaattaacTACCAGGATTGAACAAAAGTTTTGTACAAAAAAATAGGTGAGCAAATCTGTTAATAAATGAGAAATCATGTTGTCCTTTTGATGTGTTGATTTTGTATTTGCTTGTTTATCATTTAGAATTCAAATTGGCCTTAGTCTCCTTGGCTTCCTTCGAACCTATAGGTGTCTGTCCTTGCCACCGATTGGATCTAGCCAACCATTCTTTTTAGGTCATTTACGGTAATTTTACTAAACAAGTCTGCTTTGAGCTTGAAAGATACTGATCATGGCCTTTTCTCAATTGGTTTTGAGGACatcctgtgtcctctctcctccggcCTCCTTTTGAATaaggtcaaaggtaatcgagGAGAGGGAATGTGGACGAGAATGCGCTTGAATGAAATGAGACTGCTTCTCCATATTCGCGGGTCATGAGGCAAATAATGTTTAAGGctggatcccaaaataaatgtgtaaagtgatAATTAAGTTAGTTGTGCAAGATAAAACATAAGTAGCATATTTGTTTTTAAACATCTGCATGCTTTTCTCCACCAACAAAACAAAAGCTGATTCAAAGGTGGCATGGTAGATTTCAAAAAGACTATCAAGGAGGGGAGGACACTTCCTTTCAACTACTAATGAATTCATATCTCCTCGACCACTTATCCTAGGACGGAAGGCGCACCTGGGTGGATGGTGGTTGGAAGAGCGCGCTTGTTTGAAATGGAAAAGCGTTGTGGTAGCTTTTGATGCTGTTGAAGACTAAGCAGCTGCTTTATAAGTGGGATGCACTGTTGAGCGCTACATCCCGAGGGGTTCGTGCTGATTATTCGGAGATTGTGACAGCCGGTTAAATGGCGTCCCTTGACAAGGCACAAGGCAAGAACAATATGTATGTCAGaagaagtgcagtattatcagaaggagacgtatacttggaatacggaggaggaatggaggggaaaagagaggtagaggaggtctaagagagagagggaggaatatgGTGAGCTTGAGTTGGTTAAAAATGgcgagaaaaagggagagagtttgttaaaaaataatgatataaagtgtaagcagagtgagctgaagacaggaggaTAAATAGAAGTGAATGAGGTCAaaggtggtaggtgtggtgaagttctcggAGCCCGAGGCTTGCACTTAGGGTCAGGATAAAGAAgagtctgtgacagtaggagtgaagtttttgggaaaagtggacccttgccttttggctgatccatttgtggtttcagggtgggtgaaaatagagttgggtgctgtggaatcgatgagggtaaccagaagtggtcttgtgataattgtttgtgtttctgctggtcagagggagaagGCGCTCGCCGTTAAACAAATGggggcaagaaatgtgaattgttttgctctcaagaaaagggcaccattgaaaggagtgattactggggtagcagtaaatgtaaaagttgaccaactgaaggggaagattcccaGTGGTTGTGATGCTCGTCGCACAGACAGGGTGGCGTGAGTGatgaaacagaagagtcattgtctgttcttttgagttttgatgttgtcTTTGgccgacaaagtgatgttaggatatataagttattctgtacaagcttttgtgccgaatacattacgttgttacaggtgtcaagcttatgggcatgtggcagcagtgtgtaggagggaggttcctaggtgtgagaagtgtgcagaagggcatgagacaaaggaatttgtagcattggggaaagtagtggtatg
Coding sequences within it:
- the LOC120034848 gene encoding zinc finger protein 329-like — encoded protein: MANCNGNVMVFHTQIASIMEVLANAAVAEICKLVDDDYAVCRLEITQSQKENRTLRRKLQLLELKVARERAERTMRERVLGSRPRSVKILDRYRGIARGEGHLTEGHRSFVKPAGHNTWRDDQPITVDEGNGTSTQHVIVIESADAEAAGPGVKQERTEAEKDPRHSKDIQTGGSGAPPVATENPTTTPAQPRTRHSITEVSGTQNAVLKSATDTKTLTVTHRLLHTGSDHRSEPERLGERRLGCPPAPGSDYLPVFHQSQRTVHSSGLGESLDTGSDDPSCSYSTELDPGNMPLGLEIQTDLSRGDWNRYSSSVYSEGCLDKKGEGLVVDEVTMKVEGDVPPTWNADSNLGDRHSQGRDFLDYRESLETNPNVTTHSPLHLFRDHDPVSTSMGPSDLHSHVLFHQVLNSNDRARAQAQGGGATSGNSKEKRFSCTQCHMRFTEAGTLKRHQRVHTGEKPYNCPQCEKRFSRQDHLKMHLKIHTGERPFACTHCGKRFSERSYLKIHLQKNHSTL